AAGCCCGCGTCTACCCACTCCTTGAAGCCCTGGCGGATCATCGCTCCCTGGACGCGCCGGTCGCCGTAGAAGCGACGCGCCAGGGCGAGGCCCTTCTGGCAGCAGCGGGGGTCCCAGCGGTGAGAGGCCTTGTTGCCGTGCAGGTCCTCCGCCTCGCCGTAGCCGTAGGTCGGGTGGATGCTGACGACGACGCCGTTCTTCACCTTCGCCCGGAGAAGGCAGCCGTGGGTGTCGTTCGGGACGCAGGTGAAGACGAAGGTACTGTCGGTCTTGTAGAGGTTCCGGTAGACGTCCTCCCAGCCACGGTCGGGAAACACCTTGAAGGGGTCGCGGATTGCGATTGGCTCGCTCGCTTCCAAGAGGCCCGGCTGGAAACGGAAGACCTCCGCTGCCGCCAAGCCCAGCGAGGCTGCCGTCGCGGTCTTCAGAAAGCTCCGGCGGTTAACCTTGCGTTTTTCTGACATGGATACCTCCCGGCCTGATCCGCCGATACCGCCTGCCGTGGCCGCCGCGGTTGGCCGGCGGGGGTGCTGCCGGCGCTACGGGGCTGCGTTCAGCCGCGCCCAGGAGCCGGGCCAGGCCGCCCACGGTGGCCCTGGCGAACACGTCCTGCCGTGTCGCCTCCGCCTTGGCGACCACTGCCCGGAGGGGGCAGGCGGCGCCAAGAGGGCAAGCCGCGCAGATCGGCAATTCCGGGGCGGACAGGGCAGCCGCCGGGCTGAGCGCCGACACGACGTCCTTCAGCGAGACGTTGTCCCCGCGCGGCCCCAGGCTGTAGCCGCCGTGGGCGCCGGCATGCGCCCGGGCAAGCCCGGCCGCGGTGAGTCTCCGCATGAGATGGGCGAGGTAGCTGGGAGACGCGCCCAGGCTGGCCGCCAGTTCCTCCGCCGTCGCAGTCTCACCCGGAGCCAGGCGGGCGAGTCGCGCGAGAGCGTGGAAGGCAAAGCTCACTCCGGCGTTGATTGCGG
This DNA window, taken from Dehalococcoidia bacterium, encodes the following:
- a CDS encoding Rrf2 family transcriptional regulator; translated protein: MSFAFHALARLARLAPGETATAEELAASLGASPSYLAHLMRRLTAAGLARAHAGAHGGYSLGPRGDNVSLKDVVSALSPAAALSAPELPICAACPLGAACPLRAVVAKAEATRQDVFARATVGGLARLLGAAERSPVAPAAPPPANRGGHGRRYRRIRPGGIHVRKTQG